A window of the Brassica napus cultivar Da-Ae chromosome C5, Da-Ae, whole genome shotgun sequence genome harbors these coding sequences:
- the LOC106449896 gene encoding serine carboxypeptidase-like 25 has protein sequence MTMVKCVLFTTLMAILIMTSQGRSQAREGEKQAEADRITSLPGQPNVTFEQFSGYVTVAKHSGRSLFYWLTEASHLPLSKPLVIWLNGGPGCSSVAYGASEEIGPFRISKGGSGLYLNKFAWNSIANLLFLEAPAGVGFSYTNRSSDLFNTGDIRTAKDSLQFLIKWLQRFPRYNRREIYITGESYAGHYVPQFAREIMRYNKRSKNPINLKGIMVGNAVTDNHYDNLGTVTYWWSHAMISDRTYHQLVNTCDFTRQTESDECETLYSYAMEKEFGNIDQYNIYSPPCNKSSGGSSGRRSMRVPHLPHSVLRKISGYDPCTERYAEIYYNRPDVQKALHANVTKIPYKWTACSEVLNRNWNDSDSSVLPIYREMIAGGIRVWVFSGDVDSVVPVTATRYSLARLSLSTKVPWYPWYVKKQVGGWTEVYEGLTFVTVRGAGHEVPLFKPRAAFELFKYFLTGKPLPKA, from the exons ATGACGATGGTAAAATGCGTACTTTTCACCACTCTCATGGCCATACTTATCATGACATCTCAAGGGAGAAGTCAAGCAAGAGAAGGGGAGAAACAAGCCGAGGCAGACCGGATTACATCACTTCCCGGTCAGCCTAATGTCACGTTTGAGCAGTTTTCCGGCTATGTCACCGTCGCTAAACACTCCGGAAGATCACTCTTCTATTGGCTCACTGAAGCTTCTCACCTTCCCCTCTCCAAACCTCTCGTGATTTGGCTCAACGGAG GACCGGGTTGTTCGTCGGTAGCGTACGGTGCGTCGGAAGAGATTGGACCATTCAGGATAAGCAAAGGTGGGTCCGGTCTGTATCTCAACAAGTTCGCGTGGAACTCAATCGCCAATCTCTTGTTCCTTGAAGCTCCCGCCGGCGTCGGCTTCTCTTACACTAACCGCTCCTCTGATCTCTTCAATACCGGCGACATCCGTACCG CCAAAGATTCACTTCAGTTTCTCATTAAATGGCTTCAACGGTTTCCGAGATACAACCGCCGTGAGATTTACATCACCGGCGAGAGTTACGCCGGACATTACGTCCCTCAGTTCGCTAGAGAAATCATGCGTTACAACAAACGTTCTAAGAATCCAATCAATCTCAAAGGAATCATG GTTGGAAACGCCGTGACTGACAATCACTATGATAACCTTGGAACGGTGACGTATTGGTGGAGCCATGCGATGATCTCTGATAGGACGTATCACCAGCTGGTGAACACTTGCGACTTTACTCGACAGACGGAATCTGATGAATGCGAAACGCTTTACTCTTACGCGATGGAGAAAGAGTTTGGTAACATCGATCAGTACAACATCTATTCACCCCCGTGTAACAAGTCAAGTGGTGGTTCCTCTGGTCGCAGGAGTATGCGTGTCCCTCACCTCCCTCACTCC GTGTTGAGGAAAATATCAGGGTATGATCCATGTACCGAGAGATATGCGGAGATTTATTACAACCGGCCTGATGTTCAGAAAGCTCTTCATGCCAACGTCACCAAGATTCCTTACAAATGGACCGCTTGCAG TGAGGTACTAAACCGGAACTGGAACGACTCAGATTCATCGGTTCTACCTATATACCGGGAAATGATTGCCGGTGggattagggtttgggttttcag TGGTGATGTCGATTCAGTTGTACCGGTGACGGCGACTAGGTACTCACTAGCAAGACTTAGTTTGAGTACCAAAGTCCCTTGGTATCCTTGGTATGTCAAGAAGCAG GTCGGAGGATGGACGGAAGTATACGAGGGACTAACGTTCGTGACGGTGAGAGGAGCAGGTCACGAGGTGCCGTTGTTCAAGCCTCGTGCTGCTTTTGAGCTGTTCAAGTATTTCTTGACAGGCAAGCCACTTCCAAAGGCTTGA
- the LOC106345700 gene encoding UDP-glycosyltransferase 83A1 codes for MGRPHVMVIPYPAQGHVLPLMSFSRYLASQGIQVTFVNTEFNHNRIINSSSKPSHDDHVVDGIKLISIPDGLEDSPEERNVPGKLSESVLRFMPTKVEELIERMISETSGAVISCVVADQSLGWAMEVAAKFGIRRAAFCPAAAASMVLGFSIQKLVDDGLIDYDGTPKVNKAIQLSPGMPEMETDKFVWVCLKNKDSQRNIFQLMLQNNKSIESTDWFLCNSVFELETAAFEMSSKILPIGPIGLAHHSLEEGFMSLGSFLPEDRDCLDWLDRQIPGSVIYIAFGSYGVMGKVQLEELAIGLELTKRPVLWVTSGGDQPPMRVGSGQVIVVKWAPQREVLLHRAIGCFVSHCGWNSTLEGVQSGIPFLCIPYFADQFINKTYICDVWKIGLGFEQDERGIISRLEVKRKIDEIMRDNGEFKKRAIKIKEIVMKNVVKDGISYENLNKFVNWIKTEVN; via the exons ATGGGAAGGCCTCATGTTATGGTTATACCTTACCCAGCACAAGGTCATGTACTTCCTCTAATGAGCTTCTCACGTTACCTTGCGTCTCAAGGAATCCAAGTCACATTCGTAAACACCGAGTTTAACCACAACCGCATCATCAATTCCTCATCCAAACCATCCCACGATGATCATGTCGTGGATGGGATCAAGCTTATTTCAATCCCCGACGGTTTAGAGGATTCACCAGAAGAGAGGAACGTTCCTGGGAAGTTGTCGGAATCAGTTTTGCGTTTTATGCCGACCAAAGTAGAGGAACTGATCGAGAGGATGATCTCGGAAACTAGCGGTGCGGTCATTAGCTGCGTTGTGGCGGATCAGAGCCTAGGATGGGCAATGGAAGTTGCAGCTAAGTTTGGTATCAGACGAGCGGCGTTTTGTCCCGCTGCGGCTGCGTCTATGGTTCTTGGATTTAGTATTCAGAAACTAGTCGATGATGGTCTCATTGATTATGATG GGACTCCGAAGGTGAACAAGGCAATACAACTATCTCCGGGGATGCCAGAGATGGAAACAGACAAGTTTGTGTGGGTTTGTCTGAAGAACAAAGATTCTCAGAGAAACATATTCCAACTTATGCTCCAAAACAATAAATCAATAGAGTCAACGGATTGGTTTTTATGTAACTCTGTGTTTGAACTTGAAACGGCGGCGTTTGAAATGAGCTCAAAGATATTACCAATTGGTCCCATTGGTTTGGCTCATCATAGTCTTGAAGAGGGATTCATGTCACTGGGAAGCTTTTTACCTGAAGACCGGGATTGTCTAGACTGGTTGGACCGGCAGATTCCTGGTTCGGTGATATATATTGCCTTTGGGAGCTATGGGGTTATGGGTAAAGTTCAATTAGAAGAGCTAGCAATTGGTCTAGAACTGACCAAGAG GCCGGTTTTGTGGGTCACCAGCGGTGGTGATCAGCCACCAATGAGAGTTGGGTCTGGTCAGGTCATAGTGGTGAAGTGGGCTCCACAACGTGAGGTTCTTTTGCATCGAGCTATTGGATGCTTTGTGAGCCATTGTGGATGGAATTCAACTTTGGAAGGAGTCCAAAGTGGCATACCATTTTTATGTATCCCTTATTTTGCAGACCAATTTAtcaacaaaacatatatatgcgATGTGTGGAAGATTGGATTAGGGTTTGAACAAGATGAACGAGGAATAATTTCAAGGTTAGAGGTGAAGAGGAAGATCGATGAGATCATGAGAGACAATGGAGAGTTTAAAAAGCGAGCTatcaagattaaagagattGTAATGAAAAATGTTGTGAAAGATGGCATTTCTTATGAGAATCTAAACAAATTTGTCAACTGGATCAAAACAGAAGTTAATTGA